TGCTAGCACAATGGCAATAGTGAGTCTGCAGCCAAACCAGGATAACTAGTTTGTTATTCTTGGATCTCTGCTAGACAAAGTGAATTATAAACAAGTAAAATTGCagggcttttttcctcctctttgtttTCATATGTCAGGGTAAAGGATTTGTTCAGTGTTCCTTACACTGTGAAGGGATCAAAACCAGACTACTGTAAGATTCATATCAAAGCACTGGAGTGACAGGTAttgcttatttctttaaagaaacagcTCTGGTACTAAATTTATTCAATCTATACTAGCCTTTTAAGGCACATGAATGCACTGGGCCAGGCTTCAGCAGTCTAATCCAGAAGAATAGGATTAGGGGTAGAGATAACAGTCTTTAGTTGGATTTCTCAGTTTACCATTGGCCATCAGCTATAGCATGCCTGACATCAACTTCACAAGCCCCATTGTTGTATCTTGTCTTCTACTGCAGACGCAAGATCTACCATCTTTACCTTAATAAAGGATTAGGTAAAAGAAATAAGGCAGATATTTCCAATGAGTTACTTGTCCTGTCTAATTTGCTGCTGTGACACCCTAGGAACAATCTTCAGACTGACGAAGGGAAGCTTAAGACCCAAATATTCTGAAGAGAAAACCCCTAACAGCATAAGAGTACACAGGCACAACACTTTAAGCTATTTGTTGTGAATGGAAGTCACATTACATTTGCAGTTCCCTTTCTTCAGGTTCAGCTGACCATTGACATCCAGTAGTCTCTTCTCCAGCTCTCGTTTCCTCTCAGAATTACATTGTTCTTTTGACTTCTCTGATTTTTTAGCTGTACATGAAACAGAAGTTAACATTGCAGCAAAACAGAGAACTGGTCTAATaagacattttcaaagcattacTTATGCTACATACCATGCTGCTTTCTTGGTCTCTTCTTCAAACAGGTTGCCACATATTTCTCTAGTTCTCTGAGTGTTGAAGCTTTTAAAGTTTCAAAGTCTATTTCTATCTCATCAGGGTTAGAGTTCCTCAGAGAAGGTTCTCTTGACTGTATTATATGGACTACTTTCCCCAGTCTGTCTCCAGGGAGTTTATTTATGTCCAAACTCAGCTGCCTTTTTTCATCATAATTCATAGGCTTGGCACCATCATCTTCTGACTTATGTGCCAACAAGATCTGCTGCGTGGTTTTCTTTGGTTGTCTGTAAGAAGTATACCACAGTAACagcagtttaaaataatttaacaccCACACAAGTCCCCCACACTTACATGTTTAaagactgctttttcttccacttgTGTTTTAggtctttcttcttttgaatgcggctttttatttcagattttgccttgttcttccttttttcccttttagctttcccttttttccttttcagtccaGGTAAGGATGCTCTGGTCAAAGCCCGTAGCTGCTGGTGAATAGCTTTAAGCTACcgaaaccaaaataaaaagttgagTCTTAAGTAACATAGTAGAAAACTATGATCTGTTCCTATAAATCACAGGAGGCTTGTGGCATCCAAATGGATATTAATAGTATTTACTTTCTAATgttcctccccccccaaacATCTTACTCTTTAAACAAAGTCACAGACTAAGTATTTAGAAGAAGCTACTTATTTTATGTAGGCATTTCTAGGAGCATGTCTTCCAGTATACTatgaagagcaaaaaaaaaaaaaaaaaaaacactgcaggaGTAATGCAGCAGCTTCTCTTTAATTTAAGCATTCATGTGTTTCCCAAATACCTGTATTTGCTAACTTAAGTTGGGCTTGGTCTTCTTCAATCTGTAAACATCAGCTATTGTTCCAGCTAGCCATATCATGTCACAAAATAACTAAGCTTTAGAGAAAGACCTAAACCTAGCAAGTTTGTTTAAATCTTATAGGGATTATAAAGATGAATAAAGAATGAGAACTAGAATTTAATCCCACTCAACTAGAATTCTAAAAGAGAGCCTTCTCAATAGTATTTACCTTCAGGCCTACATTTCACGAATTCATAGGATATGTACTACTCTGGTAAATAATGAAAACTCAACTAGCAGGACAAATGCTAATTTTCTCCCTGGATTGTAGATACAGCAGTAGTTTAGAGTGATATGCTCATGCAAAAACAAGACCGCTATTAGCCAGTGAAACAAAGCTATGCTATTGGCATCAGCATGAaattcctttgttttatttcatagtGAGCTTTCTCAAGTAGAATTTAATGACTTGCTTTTAAGAGGTTTAAAAGCATATTCATGACTACCTAAAGGAACTAGTACACCTTGAAACACTAAACATAATACCAGAGCTCTTCAACCACATGAAGCAAATGACATTTAGAATCACATGCCACTAAGCTGCATACAGAGTATCTGGATGCTCTCATCCATGGTATCATGGCAACAGTCTTATTTTTGTTCAAGAGAAATCTCATCTGAAAAGACACTAGGCAAGAACACTAGACTCATGCTTCAGTAAAAATAGTTTGTATTTGCTGAGGCACTATTCACTTCCAGATTAAAAATCtttgcaagtgttttcaaaCACAGGTAAAGTTTAGTATTAAGAAATCAAGATGACTGTAGAATTTTGTAAATACTGATTCATAATGCTAAGCCTTCGGATGGACAATTGTAAGAGCACTATCAGAGAGATTACACTCAGCAACCACACACTGAGTACTAATGCTTACTTGCTTCTGAAGCTTTGCAAGATGCgctcttctctccttttcagaGTCTTCAGATGATTTCTCTTCCAAGGAGTCATCACTACTGCTGTCACTAGAATAAACTTTTCTCATCTCTCTTGTGTGTAGTGGGAGAGAAACACTTGCAGCAAGTTCATCAGGAATTTTGGCAAAGTGCATCTCAAAAACATCCTAAAGAGTTAAGTTTAGAAACAAATAGCTCACTTCTCAAAGCATTGTGaagctgctgcttgttttctaGAACTACACAACATAGTAATTAGTAACATTAGTAGATGCTACATCAGGACTTAAGATGACCAAGGGAATCTTTACTCctattttgtttcaaatctgACTTAAAGAATAACTCACCTGAAGTTTTCTTGCCATAGCAACTGCTTCATGGTCTGGAGAATTATGTTTGTAGTAATCCATGAACATTAACCTAACATCTGTGGCAAATTCTTGTATATCTCTATATTTAAAgttatccatttttttctggaggaaaggaaattaaacacATTTAGTGGTTAACTTCAGAAGTACCTTTTTGCAACAGTGGATCTGTAATAAATAATTCAACCCCAATGGATCTACCCAGTATTTGTAAGCTACTGCCACTAATATCTCCTTCTAGAAGGGAtccttttcacagaaaaagtaaaaaggtgCCACAGATATCCAGTGTTTGAGGCTCCAGGGCACTCCAAGGACTTTGAGGTGCAAACATTATAAAACTGCAGTTTTATAGAGCAAGAGCAACAGCATTGTGCAGGCAGACTGAAGGCTATTTAATATGTTTTGTTAGCAGCCTGCTTGGAAACACTTCATGGAGAAGGGTAATTCCCACCACATCTTTAATTAGCTTTTTCAAGGTAGATTAGTCAGCATGCACATAGTCACAATGAGACAGACTTTCTGTAGTAAGTTGTGGCTTCCTGGAAGAATGAACTGTACATAGGTTCTACGCCCATTATTTCTTTCAAACCAGAAGTTGCTTTCATGACACCTCTTCAATTAAGACTTAAAATAACTACAGTAATGGCACTGGATTTAAGCAGACAAATTGCCCAGTTCCCTTACCTTAATTGTTCCTAGGTTTGTAGGACATTTGGTGATCTCCTGTTCCTCATCAAGTGAGAAGGATGCAACATCTACAGGTTTTAAGAAGGGCCACGCATATGCCAAATGtttctctgaaaacatttctttaaggATTTCATTACAATGTTTTAGCTGttctgataacattttttttttaagaaacctATGAGACTGTTGAGAATCTGGCAAGTCCCTCTTCAGAAGCTTATTTGGTATCATGCATTCATCACCTCTACATGCTTTAATAGCTTTACTTTCATTAAACGTTGCCAAAGATTCACTGCTTGCTTTGAATATTGAAGTCATAGGAGTTGTGGTATCAGCCTTCCTCTTCACACCTTTTTTTGTCTAGAAAAAGGTAAGATTTTGtagtttaaaatacatgtatccAGAACAGTGAGAGAATTGTCAGCTTTGAGACTACACGAGAAAATCTAGACTGTCAAAACTTCTACAGGTAATGAAACTAGAAGAACTTGGTATATCCACAAGTTTATATGGAGTCTACAAGGCATTACAAGCCAATGCCAAGCTTAATCTGAAATGTATGGGAAAGAAAAGTAGGTTGGTTAAAAGCTACCCACAACCTATCAAGAAGACAGTAAGTTATAAGATACCCACAAGATGAATACCATGGGAAGAGAAAGtgactttattttaaacctaGCAGAGGGATTTATATACAagattatcatttatttttaccctGGGTTGTATTGGGTTTAGAAGAAATGCATGTACTTTACCATTATGGTCAAGCTGTTCAGTGTAATTGTGTAAAAACCCTCTTGGAAAGCGTGGTGCACATGCCTGTTCCTCATTGGAGGAAGATAAAGCTAATCCATTACAAGCCTATTTGATTGAAAGTGTCGCTGTTCACATACAATTCATataaaaatttgcttttgtggACTACAAACACCTCTCCCAGCTAGTTAAACATGCTATTTGGGGGATTCAAGTATTTggtttaaattggaaaaaaaaaaaggaagttaatagaacttagaaaaaaactttattttattactaaagCCTTTATTTAGACCACAAGAACAATTTTAAATCAAGATGAAACCTGCAGAGGGATGAAAGAACTTTAAGAATGAACATCTTAATTTACTCTGTTTCTAAGAAAGAATCAGTCTTTAAACCATATTTAAAAGACTTAGCAAGCAGTTATCCCAGTTTctgcatatttctgaaaattagtATTAGCCCTGTTATTTATCAGGGAATAAGCAATTTAAGTCCTCTAGGTATCTTCTATCACAGTAGAAGTTTTGAAGAGACAATGCTATAAGCATGGCTACTTTGGTTTTGCTGTTATTACCTGGAGCAGTAATTTCAATACCTTTCTGAAAGTTGTTTGAGACAACTTACTTTTGTTATAGGGACTGCATCTGGCATTGAAGAAGTCAGCTGAGCTGCAGACAAAGGAGTTAGTGTAACCTGCTCTTGAGTCATCACTGGAGGCTGCTCACCACTGTCAGCTTGTTTCTGCATTGTGCTCTCTTTAGTTGAAGTTCTAGGGTTGGGCTGCTGAGTTTctggttattttaaaacaaagttttaagtTATGCTTTAAATGCAACAGTTAATTTCTTTCATGATCATACTGGACAGTTTTCAATGGAACTACACCCAAGCTATACAAAGGCATTATGTATAGCAACATTGTTGTCCTTCCCTACTTGCCCCATCAGCTAGATTATTGTGCCAGGTTATGGATACTTGGCTTCAAGAAAACCATGGATTAACTTCAGAATAGAGATTAAAGAGACATCATAGTAACCCCCCTATGTTGTTAAAGAGTTCTTGCCAAGtactaaattattttctacataCACATGAAAACCAAGTGcttcaaacatttcaaaagttGTTCAAGTTACATGTGTGTAAAGCAGGTCAGGGTATTAAACAGCTTTAATACCAGAAAGACAGTATTATGAATGCATCTCAAATTATTGCAGTAATTTGAGAACCAAAGAGCTAGTTCAGCTTCCATCAAATTTCTCAGAAGACTTTTTGGGAGCCAATTCTACCCGTCCAGTGAAAATATTCTCCCAAGATTATGAATTACCTGAAATTTCTCTCAAGCTAATGAGTAGGAAGTCAGCTGAGcattctcttcttcttcctaaTCCCATTCAGAAATTTTTATGAAGGAATCAATTTATCCACAGATTTTTCCATACTTATCTAACAGATCACTGTGAAAGATAGTGTTGCTCCTCAAATTTACTTTGAGACAAAAAATAGAGATTTATCAAGCAGTAAtgctattttggaaaaaaattgtttcagatACCTGCAGCAGCAAGGACCAGCACATCACtaacagcaggaagaaggcaATGAAGTAAACATGAGACACCGAAGAGTTTCATAGTAACATAGTTGTAAGAACACCTGTAAGAACTGAGCTAAAAATCACTGCTTAACAGCTATGAGAAGTCAAATAATCATTAAGAGGTATCAAAATGAAGAAGTGCTACAAGCTCCTTCTAAGGCACAGCATCTTTCCATTAGAGCTAGCATACTCCCAGCAACTGACAGCAGTACATTCAGGCACATTTGGGAGTCTACATTACATGTCCTCAAATTCATGCATAGAGATGCACATACAATTTGAAACACTACTAGTCCTACTTCTagtaatatttttctaacaGTGTTAAAAATTAGATGTTGAAGCAATCACTTTGTAGaagtgaaacatttttcaggGTAGTGAAGGAAATTACAAGAGCAATTAAAGACAGTCAGTGATGAGTAGTTGCAGCCGATCTCCTGGACTCTTAACTAAGCTTCCCAATATAGCTTGAAGTACCTACTACATAATTTTCTCCTAAGTTTGAGATGCCTTGACTGAATC
The sequence above is drawn from the Anas acuta chromosome 8, bAnaAcu1.1, whole genome shotgun sequence genome and encodes:
- the BRDT gene encoding bromodomain testis-specific protein isoform X1, yielding MYNEDLETSGYTSLLKMSLPSQQCSKIVNPPPPEYINNKNGGCQTNQLQYLQRVVMKAMWRHNFSWPFHQPVDAAALNLPDYYNIIKKPMDLSTIKKRLEHNYYAKAAECIEDFKTMFLNCHIYNKPGDDIVFMAQELEKVFMQKIAQMPPEERLLIPNKGKRKGKSSEETQQPNPRTSTKESTMQKQADSGEQPPVMTQEQVTLTPLSAAQLTSSMPDAVPITKTKKGVKRKADTTTPMTSIFKASSESLATFNESKAIKACRGDECMIPNKLLKRDLPDSQQSHRFLKKKMLSEQLKHCNEILKEMFSEKHLAYAWPFLKPVDVASFSLDEEQEITKCPTNLGTIKKKMDNFKYRDIQEFATDVRLMFMDYYKHNSPDHEAVAMARKLQDVFEMHFAKIPDELAASVSLPLHTREMRKVYSSDSSSDDSLEEKSSEDSEKERRAHLAKLQKQLKAIHQQLRALTRASLPGLKRKKGKAKREKRKNKAKSEIKSRIQKKKDLKHKWKKKQSLNIQPKKTTQQILLAHKSEDDGAKPMNYDEKRQLSLDINKLPGDRLGKVVHIIQSREPSLRNSNPDEIEIDFETLKASTLRELEKYVATCLKKRPRKQHAKKSEKSKEQCNSERKRELEKRLLDVNGQLNLKKGNCKFESNAESGIGPSRLSDSSNSSSSLGSGSSTSSDTSSDSSSSESSNSELETCSKQIETKQNCPISMEQPQKIPLGLQKMPCDAVLQVQPSSSTSSLQTSGSSELHQPSPNVLQRLQTLQTRSLKPPEQNAQSPSGYCNTHNGQNVLETKFQFSPGKDTGIKNIDSWVSLCKTMLPAPIKTSAESFKQFRKVALEKKDGQDQELKRPLVQAERELQNLPQEKERSHEGTGSDVIAIKDCESPKEEDKTKQLPEAQQHTLSQDRNLARKMEQERRRREAMACTIDMNLQSDVMASFEESLE
- the BRDT gene encoding bromodomain testis-specific protein isoform X2, which encodes MYNEDLETSGYTSLLKMSLPSQQCSKIVNPPPPEYINNKNGGCQTNQLQYLQRVVMKAMWRHNFSWPFHQPVDAAALNLPDYYNIIKKPMDLSTIKKRLEHNYYAKAAECIEDFKTMFLNCHIYNKPGDDIVFMAQELEKVFMQKIAQMPPEERLLIPNKGKRKGKSSEETQQPNPRTSTKESTMQKQADSGEQPPVMTQEQVTLTPLSAAQLTSSMPDAVPITKTKKGVKRKADTTTPMTSIFKASSESLATFNESKAIKACRGDECMIPNKLLKRDLPDSQQSHRFLKKKMLSEQLKHCNEILKEMFSEKHLAYAWPFLKPVDVASFSLDEEQEITKCPTNLGTIKKKMDNFKYRDIQEFATDVRLMFMDYYKHNSPDHEAVAMARKLQDVFEMHFAKIPDELAASVSLPLHTREMRKVYSSDSSSDDSLEEKSSEDSEKERRAHLAKLQKQLKAIHQQLRALTRASLPGLKRKKGKAKREKRKNKAKSEIKSRIQKKKDLKHKWKKKQSLNIQPKKTTQQILLAHKSEDDGAKPMNYDEKRQLSLDINKLPGDRLGKVVHIIQSREPSLRNSNPDEIEIDFETLKASTLRELEKYVATCLKKRPRKQHAKKSEKSKEQCNSERKRELEKRLLDVNGQLNLKKGNCKFESNAESGIGPSRLSDSSNSSSSLGSGSSTSSDTSSDSSSSESSNSELETCSKQIETKQNCPISMEQPQKIPLGLQKMPCDAVLQVQPSSSTSSLQTSGSSELHQPSPNVLQRLQTLQTRSLKPPEQNAQSPSGYCNTHNGQNVLETKFQFSPGKDTGIKNIDSWVSLCKTMLPAPIKTSAESFKQFRKVALEKKDGQDQELKRPLVQAERELQNLPQEKERSHEGTGSDVIAIKDCESPKEEDKTKQLPEAQQHTLSQDRNLARKMEQERRRREACFTTEFKNYSVMKIILDSEKVF
- the BRDT gene encoding bromodomain testis-specific protein isoform X4; protein product: MYNEDLETSGYTSLLKMSLPSQQCSKIVNPPPPEYINNKNGGCQTNQLQYLQRVVMKAMWRHNFSWPFHQPVDAAALNLPDYYNIIKKPMDLSTIKKRLEHNYYAKAAECIEDFKTMFLNCHIYNKPGDDIVFMAQELEKVFMQKIAQMPPEERLLIPNKGKRKGKSSEETQQPNPRTSTKESTMQKQADSGEQPPVMTQEQVTLTPLSAAQLTSSMPDAVPITKTKKGVKRKADTTTPMTSIFKASSESLATFNESKAIKACRGDECMIPNKLLKRDLPDSQQSHRFLKKKMLSEQLKHCNEILKEMFSEKHLAYAWPFLKPVDVASFSLDEEQEITKCPTNLGTIKKKMDNFKYRDIQEFATDVRLMFMDYYKHNSPDHEAVAMARKLQDVFEMHFAKIPDELAASVSLPLHTREMRKVYSSDSSSDDSLEEKSSEDSEKERRAHLAKLQKQLKAIHQQLRALTRASLPGLKRKKGKAKREKRKNKAKSEIKSRIQKKKDLKHKWKKKQSLNIQPKKTTQQILLAHKSEDDGAKPMNYDEKRQLSLDINKLPGDRLGKVVHIIQSREPSLRNSNPDEIEIDFETLKASTLRELEKYVATCLKKRPRKQHAKKSEKSKEQCNSERKRELEKRLLDVNGQLNLKKGNCKFESNAESGIGPSRLSDSSNSSSSLGSGSSTSSDTSSDSSSSESSNSELETCSKQIETKQNCPISMEQPQKIPLGLQKMPCDAVLQVQPSSSTSSLQTSGSSELHQPSPNVLQRLQTLQTRSLKPPEQNAQSPSGMQYNFPGCQC
- the BRDT gene encoding bromodomain testis-specific protein isoform X3 gives rise to the protein MYNEDLETSGYTSLLKMSLPSQQCSKIVNPPPPEYINNKNGGCQTNQLQYLQRVVMKAMWRHNFSWPFHQPVDAAALNLPDYYNIIKKPMDLSTIKKRLEHNYYAKAAECIEDFKTMFLNCHIYNKPGDDIVFMAQELEKVFMQKIAQMPPEERLLIPNKGKRKGKSSEETQQPNPRTSTKESTMQKQADSGEQPPVMTQEQVTLTPLSAAQLTSSMPDAVPITKTKKGVKRKADTTTPMTSIFKASSESLATFNESKAIKACRGDECMIPNKLLKRDLPDSQQSHRFLKKKMLSEQLKHCNEILKEMFSEKHLAYAWPFLKPVDVASFSLDEEQEITKCPTNLGTIKKKMDNFKYRDIQEFATDVRLMFMDYYKHNSPDHEAVAMARKLQDVFEMHFAKIPDELAASVSLPLHTREMRKVYSSDSSSDDSLEEKSSEDSEKERRAHLAKLQKQLKAIHQQLRALTRASLPGLKRKKGKAKREKRKNKAKSEIKSRIQKKKDLKHKWKKKQSLNIQPKKTTQQILLAHKSEDDGAKPMNYDEKRQLSLDINKLPGDRLGKVVHIIQSREPSLRNSNPDEIEIDFETLKASTLRELEKYVATCLKKRPRKQHAKKSEKSKEQCNSERKRELEKRLLDVNVESNAESGIGPSRLSDSSNSSSSLGSGSSTSSDTSSDSSSSESSNSELETCSKQIETKQNCPISMEQPQKIPLGLQKMPCDAVLQVQPSSSTSSLQTSGSSELHQPSPNVLQRLQTLQTRSLKPPEQNAQSPSGYCNTHNGQNVLETKFQFSPGKDTGIKNIDSWVSLCKTMLPAPIKTSAESFKQFRKVALEKKDGQDQELKRPLVQAERELQNLPQEKERSHEGTGSDVIAIKDCESPKEEDKTKQLPEAQQHTLSQDRNLARKMEQERRRREAMACTIDMNLQSDVMASFEESLE